TCATCAACAAATAAAATGAACTCACCAGCAAAATCGCCATCGGGATTTCATTCGTTGCCAACCCTATTTGCGAAAGGGTCATGCTGCCCGTCAGCCCTATCACCGCAGCCAAACCGGCCTGCATTTTACCCTCTTTTTCCTGCAAAAAGAGCAAACAGGTTTTATAAACGATCCAAATTAAAACTCCTCCCCAGCAGCCTTGCAGAAATGCAATAAGTTTTGGATAGTTGTTTAAATACAATACCATCCAATAATACGGCACATCTAACAGGGGATTTAAAAACGTATGAATGCCGGCCGGCATCACGTCTGTTAAAAATCGTCCGTTCAAAAAAGCATAAGGGATATACAAATGATAGTTTAAAATGTCCCAATTTACGTCTTGACCGGCCCACAAACTATACATTGCACAGCAAATTGTAAAAAACAACAAAAATAATGTGTCTTTAACGCGTAAAGGTAAGCGATTTAAAAAAGCAGTCATCATTCGTATTTTTTAAACTTCCCCAAAACAATGGCTTTTAAATGCCTCCAGCCGTCTCTCCAACGGCGCAAATGAGGCACGTGCGCGGCATGGGCACAACGCAAGCCAATGGGGATCTCCATATATTTTAGTCCCACTTGTCCGGCGCGAATCAGCATTTCGCTGGCATACTCCATTCCCGGTTGACGAAGTTTTAAACGGGGATATTCACTCTTACGCAAAGCACGCATACCGCCATTGCAATCATACACTTTAATAGGATAGAGCAGACGTATCATAAAAGAAAGAGCCGGTGTGCCGAAATAACGGTTCAAAAAGGGCATGGCCCCTTCTTCAATAAATCCGTCTAAACGGTTGCCCAGCACCATATCTGCTTGTCCTGCTTGCACCGGTTGGATAAGTTGAGGAATTTTGGAAAAGGGATAAGAGCAGTCTGAATCGGCAAACACCACAATCTCGCCTCGTGCTGCCAAAATACCGCCGTTTACGGCAGAGCCATAGCCTCTTTTTTCAATATGGGCCACACGCGCGCCGGCTTTTTCGGCCAGTTCTGCACTTTTATCGGTAGAGCCGTTATCGGCCACCACAATTTCATAATTCAATCCCGCCTTATCACAGATTTCTTTGATTTCTTCAATACAAGAAACGATAGACTTTTCTTCATTTAAACAAGGCAAAACAACACTGAGATCTACTTTTTGAGTTTCTTTCATAAAAGTCCCTCCCATTCGACGGGATTTAGGATAAATTTAAATACTTGCTCTTAGTATATCAGAGAAAAAGGGCAAAATCAAGTAAAAGGACTTCATTTTTCTGTCAAACAATTATTGCTTTGTCCAACAGATGGATTTTTAACAAAAAACACCCTTTTTCAAGGGTGTTTTTAAATAGTTTGGCAGAGAATTTATTCTGCATAACAAAGGGAACCAACACTTCCGCTGGACAAACAATTTGCCGCCGTTTTGCCAAATCCTAAAAATTTACAGTCGGCTCCGGATTTATTATCTCCGCATTGAAAGCCCGTTTCAGGACAATACGAAACTTCGTATACATAGTTAGAATTTAATCGATGCGCTCTAGTAGAGTGGGTTTTCCCATCAGGACACCAACCGCCATACAAGGTGAACGAAAAATTTTTAGTATTTAACACACCCGAATTTCCACCACCGGACTCAGCAGGAAAATCCAAATCCAACTGATCAAAAGTAAAACTAGAGGAATCATCGGCCATATGGGCAATCTGCAAAGCAGAATTCATTGATTTCAGTGTTGTTTTTGCTTCTGCTAAACGGCTTTTTTCCACTGCCTTTGTATATTGCGGCAAAGCCACCGCAGACAAAATACCGATAATCAATACTACCACCAACAATTCAATCAGCGTAAAACCTCTGGCATTACGTTTAAATGAAGTTTTCATAATCAGCCTCCTTTTTGGGTCATCTTTCTCCTGACAATTAAAATTTATCAAAAAAAGAACCCAAATCAACAAATTAAATTTCCTTTCCCCAATTCACTGCTGGCTTTGATAACCAAGCGAAATGCTATAATAAATAAAAGAGGTGTTTTATGTCTGAAAGAACTATTGTGTACCGTTTTAAAAATGGAATTTATATCAATTTAACCAACCGCTGCCCAAACTTATGCACTTTTTGCATCAAAACCAAGTGGGCCATGCGTTTTGACGGACACAATTTGGACCTTGCCGGAATAGAGCCTTCTGCTGAGGAAATATTGAATTTACTTGAGAAAGAATTGGCCCAAGCCCCTGCGCAGGAAATTGTTTTCTGCGGATATGGAGAGCCGACCATGCGCCTAGACATCGTGCTTAGCGTTGGTCGTGCCCTTAAAAAACACCCTGCTTATCCTTCTTTTAAAATCCGCTTAAACACCAACGGTTTAGGTAATTTAATTAACAGAAGAAACATTGTGCCGGAGTTAAAAACGGCGGTGGATATCGTCTATATAAGTCTAAACGCAGAAAATGAAACCCTGTGGAAACAGCTTCTCCGTCCGGCGCCTGAATATGAAAACGGATATGCTTCTGTCAAAGATTTTATCCAATCTTGCGCCCAAGCCGGTTTTGACAGAGTGGCTGCCAGCTGTGTGGAAAACACCGGTGCAGATCCGCAAGCGGTGAAAGAGGTGGCCTTATCTTTGGGGGCAGATTTTAATGATCGGGAGTACTTAAAATGAGCAGCAAAAAACCGGGCCAACTATTTGTATTTTTTTTACTGCTTTTGAGTGCGGCACTGACTGCCTTTTTTGTAGTGGCGGAAGACTTCTACGTTTATACGGCAGATTCCATTGATACGGCTGCACAATCGGCCACTTTAGACAAAGATGATTTAAAAACTTTAGCTGCCACACCGGGTGAAACCTTAAATACAGATATCAGATTTAGAAATTTCTTTATCACCGATACGCGCGCCAAACGGGTTGAGTTGCACGCTGATTTTAATAATTGGGGAGAAAACCCTATTGTTTTAAAACCTTATTCGCGCGGATATTTTGAAATTTCTTTAGCCTTACCTGTAGGGGAGTATCAATATGTTTTTCATATTGACGGAAAAGACGTATTAGACCCTAATAATTTAGACCGTACAGACATCAACGGACGTACCGTCTGTATCAAAACGATAAAATAATGATAGAAAAAACCATTTACACTTCTTCTACAGAAGAAACTTTATCTTTGGCTCATCACTGCGCCCAAATGCTCAAAGGCGGAGAAATCATTTTTTTACGCGGGCCCATCGGGGCTGGAAAAACGGTATTTGTAAAAGGGATTGCTAAATCCTTAGGACTTAAAAGTTCCCCCACCAGTGCTAGTTTTAGCCTGATGAAAAAATACCACAACAAAAAACATACCTTGTTTCATATTGATTTATTCCGTCTTTGCGAAGGAGAAGTATTTAATCTGGGATTTGAGGAAATGTTGGAAGACGAAAAAGCCATTATCTTGGCTGAATGGCCGGACCCGATTGCCCAAATGATGCCCAAAGACCGTTTGGAAATGGATTTTGTACTGCAAGCAGATGACAAAAGAGCCATTACTATGCGTTCTTTTGGACGGGTCTCAACAACACTGGCGGAGGAATTATGCAAGATAAACGCAAAATAATACTAGGGTTAGACAGTTCCGGCCCGACATTGATGATTTGCTTAAATGACGGTGAAAAAACCTATTCTTTCCGTCATACCCATATAAAACAGGAGCAATTTCTTATCCCGCTTCTCTCACGTGTTTTGGCAAAGGCTCACGCCTCTTTGGCAGATGTAAACAAAGTTTTTTTCGTACGCGGACCGGGCCGTTTTACCGGCATACGTATTTCTCTCACTTTTGCCTCTATGCTCAAAGAATTAAACGGTGCAGAAGTAGGCAGTGCCACTCTTTTTGATATTATCCGCAGGCAAGCAGAGCAGTCCCGCTCTTTCTTAACATGGAAAAACAATAATGAAGAAGGCATTTTGGCAGTGATATTACATGCCTTTAGAGAGGAATATTTCCTTCAGTTTTTTGACGGCTCGGAGCAAGGCCCTATGTGGCTGAGCAAAGAAGATCTTTTGCTTAAGTTAGCCGAAAGAAAAGAGCCCTTGTATTGCGCA
The DNA window shown above is from Elusimicrobiaceae bacterium and carries:
- a CDS encoding TatD family nuclease-associated radical SAM protein, producing the protein MSERTIVYRFKNGIYINLTNRCPNLCTFCIKTKWAMRFDGHNLDLAGIEPSAEEILNLLEKELAQAPAQEIVFCGYGEPTMRLDIVLSVGRALKKHPAYPSFKIRLNTNGLGNLINRRNIVPELKTAVDIVYISLNAENETLWKQLLRPAPEYENGYASVKDFIQSCAQAGFDRVAASCVENTGADPQAVKEVALSLGADFNDREYLK
- a CDS encoding glycosyltransferase family 2 protein — protein: MKETQKVDLSVVLPCLNEEKSIVSCIEEIKEICDKAGLNYEIVVADNGSTDKSAELAEKAGARVAHIEKRGYGSAVNGGILAARGEIVVFADSDCSYPFSKIPQLIQPVQAGQADMVLGNRLDGFIEEGAMPFLNRYFGTPALSFMIRLLYPIKVYDCNGGMRALRKSEYPRLKLRQPGMEYASEMLIRAGQVGLKYMEIPIGLRCAHAAHVPHLRRWRDGWRHLKAIVLGKFKKYE
- the tsaE gene encoding tRNA (adenosine(37)-N6)-threonylcarbamoyltransferase complex ATPase subunit type 1 TsaE yields the protein MIEKTIYTSSTEETLSLAHHCAQMLKGGEIIFLRGPIGAGKTVFVKGIAKSLGLKSSPTSASFSLMKKYHNKKHTLFHIDLFRLCEGEVFNLGFEEMLEDEKAIILAEWPDPIAQMMPKDRLEMDFVLQADDKRAITMRSFGRVSTTLAEELCKINAK
- a CDS encoding glycogen-binding domain-containing protein, producing the protein MSSKKPGQLFVFFLLLLSAALTAFFVVAEDFYVYTADSIDTAAQSATLDKDDLKTLAATPGETLNTDIRFRNFFITDTRAKRVELHADFNNWGENPIVLKPYSRGYFEISLALPVGEYQYVFHIDGKDVLDPNNLDRTDINGRTVCIKTIK
- the tsaB gene encoding tRNA (adenosine(37)-N6)-threonylcarbamoyltransferase complex dimerization subunit type 1 TsaB — translated: MQDKRKIILGLDSSGPTLMICLNDGEKTYSFRHTHIKQEQFLIPLLSRVLAKAHASLADVNKVFFVRGPGRFTGIRISLTFASMLKELNGAEVGSATLFDIIRRQAEQSRSFLTWKNNNEEGILAVILHAFREEYFLQFFDGSEQGPMWLSKEDLLLKLAERKEPLYCAGVDKDSTALTQMLGDKYRLAPLADCRVRPQTLIEMAHNPIHDKNALEPLYLKPARFELGK